A single Anatilimnocola floriformis DNA region contains:
- the ppk1 gene encoding polyphosphate kinase 1, translated as MTESPTKFLNRELSWLEFNQRVLDEAADETNPLLERLRFLAITASNLDEFFMVRVGGLKVLIEQGIVTPDPSGLTPQEQLTAISARAHKFVQDQQTIFKEVEAKLQEANVRRLRGNELSERRLKAMEQVFESEIFSVLTPMAISTEIEFPLLQNVQLQLCVQLKPDPATPQQPRFALIPLGRALSRFLTVGGPERGYAYALLEDVVAKFLDRFFPGEVIESHAAFRITRNADFSLRDDLAPDVMAGMQGILTARKHGSCIRLEVAADVRPEMLAFLQQALEVGDDEVFRIEGPLELSTFMPLADLNGFEALRNEAWPPQPSIDIEPGEKLFDIIARRDVLMYHPYQTFEPVVRLVQEAAADPDVLAIKQILYRTSRSSPIVAALAEAARRGKYVTAIVELKARFDEARNIEWARSLEEAGVQVIYGVKGLKTHAKVCIIVRREPHGVQRYVHFGTGNYNEMTARVYSDASLFTNNEELGADAVSFFNAITGYSQPQRYRKIEAAPTGLRSRLLELVEGETRRKKEGQKAQIDAKINSLVDPELISALYAASQAGVKIRLNIRGVCCLKPGVEGLSENISVISIVDRYLEHARILRFLHGGDDLVFISSADWMPRNLDRRIELLAPIEDSHCKQRLIEILDMYFDDNVKARQLKADGSYVRAKKGKGKRRRAQELLYEQARDRVKEAEQSQRTTFTPHRSAAAGG; from the coding sequence ATGACCGAATCGCCCACGAAATTTCTGAACCGCGAACTGAGCTGGCTGGAGTTCAACCAGCGCGTGCTGGACGAAGCGGCCGACGAAACCAACCCGCTCCTCGAACGGCTGCGATTTTTGGCGATCACGGCGTCGAACCTCGACGAGTTCTTCATGGTCCGCGTCGGCGGGCTGAAGGTGCTGATCGAACAGGGCATCGTCACGCCTGATCCCTCTGGACTCACGCCGCAGGAACAGCTCACCGCCATCAGCGCGCGGGCTCACAAGTTCGTGCAGGATCAGCAGACGATTTTCAAAGAAGTCGAAGCCAAGCTGCAAGAAGCCAATGTTCGTCGGCTGCGCGGCAACGAACTTTCCGAGCGCCGCTTGAAGGCGATGGAACAAGTTTTTGAAAGCGAGATCTTTTCCGTCCTCACGCCGATGGCGATCTCGACGGAAATTGAGTTTCCGCTACTGCAGAATGTGCAACTACAGCTCTGCGTGCAGTTGAAGCCCGATCCAGCCACTCCGCAGCAGCCGCGATTCGCGCTCATTCCGCTCGGCCGAGCGCTGAGCCGGTTCTTGACCGTCGGCGGGCCGGAGCGCGGTTATGCTTACGCGCTGCTGGAAGATGTCGTGGCGAAATTCCTCGATCGCTTTTTCCCGGGCGAAGTCATCGAGTCGCACGCCGCGTTTCGGATCACGCGAAACGCCGACTTTTCGCTCCGTGACGACCTCGCGCCCGACGTAATGGCCGGCATGCAAGGGATTCTCACCGCCCGCAAGCACGGCAGCTGCATTCGCTTGGAAGTGGCCGCCGATGTGCGCCCCGAGATGCTCGCGTTTTTGCAGCAGGCGCTGGAGGTGGGCGATGATGAGGTCTTTCGGATCGAAGGGCCGCTTGAGTTGTCGACCTTCATGCCGCTCGCCGATCTCAACGGCTTTGAAGCGCTGCGAAACGAAGCCTGGCCGCCGCAGCCATCGATCGATATCGAACCGGGCGAAAAGCTGTTCGACATCATCGCCCGCCGCGACGTGCTGATGTATCACCCGTATCAAACCTTCGAGCCGGTCGTGCGCCTCGTGCAAGAGGCGGCCGCCGATCCCGATGTGCTGGCGATCAAGCAGATTTTGTATCGCACCAGTCGCAGTAGCCCGATCGTCGCCGCCCTCGCCGAAGCAGCCCGCCGTGGCAAGTATGTGACGGCCATCGTCGAACTCAAAGCTCGCTTCGACGAAGCTCGCAACATCGAATGGGCCCGCAGCCTGGAAGAAGCTGGCGTGCAGGTGATCTACGGCGTGAAGGGTTTGAAGACGCACGCCAAGGTCTGCATCATCGTTCGCCGCGAACCGCACGGGGTGCAGCGCTACGTGCACTTCGGCACGGGCAACTACAACGAGATGACCGCCCGCGTTTACAGCGACGCGAGCCTGTTCACCAACAACGAAGAGCTCGGCGCCGATGCGGTGAGCTTCTTTAACGCCATCACCGGTTACTCTCAGCCGCAGCGTTATCGCAAGATCGAAGCGGCGCCGACTGGCTTGCGCAGTCGCTTGCTGGAACTCGTCGAAGGCGAAACGCGGCGGAAGAAGGAAGGACAAAAAGCCCAGATCGATGCCAAGATCAATTCGCTCGTAGATCCAGAATTGATTTCGGCTCTCTACGCCGCGTCGCAAGCCGGCGTGAAGATACGGTTGAATATCCGCGGCGTCTGCTGTTTGAAACCGGGCGTCGAAGGACTGAGCGAAAACATTTCCGTCATCAGCATTGTCGATCGCTACCTTGAGCACGCTCGCATCCTCCGCTTTTTGCACGGCGGTGATGATCTGGTTTTCATTTCGAGCGCCGACTGGATGCCGCGCAATCTCGATCGACGAATCGAGCTTCTCGCGCCGATCGAAGACTCGCATTGCAAGCAGCGGCTGATCGAAATTCTCGATATGTACTTCGACGACAATGTGAAGGCCCGCCAGCTGAAAGCCGACGGTTCGTACGTTCGCGCCAAGAAGGGAAAGGGCAAACGCCGCCGCGCTCAAGAGCTGCTCTACGAGCAAGCTCGCGACCGCGTGAAGGAAGCCGAGCAATCGCAGCGGACCACGTTCACGCCGCATCGCTCGGCAGCGGCCGGCGGTTAA
- a CDS encoding GNAT family N-acetyltransferase, whose protein sequence is MAVRLADLHDAQDARWVVDLLDMYCRDEFGDGAPLSAKARENLIPGLIKHGGARVYLAFDDAGENKEPLGVSICMLGFSSFKGAPLLNIHDIAVSPQARGKGIGAALLTFLEADAKALGCCKITMEVRSDNARAQALYQRIGYRGSEPESWFWSKGL, encoded by the coding sequence ATGGCCGTCCGCCTCGCCGACTTGCACGACGCCCAGGATGCTCGCTGGGTCGTCGATCTCCTCGATATGTACTGCCGCGACGAATTCGGCGACGGTGCGCCATTGTCCGCGAAGGCTCGTGAGAATCTCATTCCCGGCTTGATCAAACACGGCGGCGCGCGAGTCTATCTCGCCTTCGACGATGCCGGCGAAAACAAAGAGCCGCTCGGCGTCTCGATCTGCATGCTCGGCTTCTCGTCCTTCAAAGGCGCACCGCTCCTTAACATTCACGACATCGCCGTCTCGCCGCAGGCTCGCGGCAAAGGGATCGGCGCTGCTCTGCTCACGTTCCTCGAAGCCGATGCCAAGGCGCTCGGCTGTTGCAAGATCACGATGGAAGTCCGTAGCGACAACGCGCGAGCGCAGGCTCTCTATCAGCGGATTGGTTATCGCGGCAGCGAGCCAGAGTCGTGGTTCTGGTCGAAGGGGCTGTAG
- a CDS encoding CHAD domain-containing protein → MSKPARIPAAAQADAAAPQLARKVVKQRVQAAVFYWERVAKRDKPRVEDVHQLRVWSRRSMAAVELFLPFFAAKPAAELLGMLNKARKRAGKARDCDVLLAKLDKRTREALAEHLETLKTGRAESAEKLQSAYRKKVRSGKVADCLADLQKESAAKNHSAKSNGHVPPQAQFGVWFLTQFAASSADFIQQLRPAKASLRRIHQLRIDGKHVRYALEIGLPALPKAAGKQLYASLEALQEQLGEICDDLAFAERFRELAAGLKEKQQARLEKEAARHDEQAQAGFEKFSRWWRAANGRKKLQRQFAAIFAPLADIKPRGSKPAQRRKSQ, encoded by the coding sequence ATGTCCAAGCCGGCCCGCATTCCTGCTGCTGCTCAAGCCGACGCCGCCGCGCCGCAACTCGCGCGCAAGGTAGTCAAGCAGCGCGTACAGGCCGCCGTTTTCTACTGGGAACGCGTCGCCAAACGCGACAAGCCGCGGGTTGAAGACGTGCATCAACTGCGCGTCTGGTCGCGTCGCTCGATGGCTGCCGTCGAACTCTTCCTGCCGTTTTTCGCAGCCAAGCCCGCCGCCGAATTGCTCGGCATGCTGAACAAAGCTCGCAAGCGCGCCGGCAAAGCGCGCGATTGCGATGTGCTGCTGGCCAAGCTCGACAAGCGGACGCGCGAAGCGCTCGCCGAACATTTGGAAACGCTGAAGACCGGCCGAGCTGAATCGGCAGAGAAACTTCAGTCCGCCTATCGCAAAAAAGTTCGCAGCGGGAAAGTCGCCGATTGTCTGGCCGACTTGCAAAAAGAATCAGCAGCGAAGAACCATTCAGCGAAGAGCAACGGCCACGTGCCGCCGCAGGCTCAATTCGGCGTGTGGTTTCTCACGCAATTCGCCGCGAGCTCGGCCGATTTCATTCAGCAACTGCGACCGGCCAAGGCTTCGCTGCGGCGGATTCATCAGCTGCGGATCGACGGCAAGCATGTGCGCTATGCTCTCGAAATCGGCCTGCCAGCGCTGCCGAAGGCGGCTGGCAAACAGCTGTATGCTTCGCTCGAAGCTCTGCAAGAACAGCTCGGCGAGATCTGCGACGACCTCGCCTTTGCAGAGAGATTTCGCGAGTTGGCCGCAGGTCTGAAAGAAAAGCAGCAAGCTCGACTCGAAAAGGAAGCCGCGCGTCACGACGAACAAGCCCAAGCCGGCTTCGAGAAGTTCAGTCGCTGGTGGCGGGCCGCCAACGGCCGCAAGAAATTGCAGCGGCAGTTTGCAGCCATCTTCGCACCGCTCGCGGACATCAAGCCACGCGGCAGCAAACCGGCTCAGCGTCGCAAGAGCCAATAG
- a CDS encoding DNA integrity scanning protein DisA nucleotide-binding domain protein translates to MKPVKFDDQLAHFLKLAARLCQEQEAVAVLLLLPGPTDWDAVKHELDGLKIVITADKEEEVAGAKEAGLETILLNMEEAPTFERLTQALLSGVAREILAPGAGVVVAYSGFDAESIDSLSFIRLDEHLGKLTARDLRQLETSVPLDTLKVVVDLAVEIGREGREGKAVGTMFVVGDTRKVLAHSQPAGFDPVRGYPRAERDLHDARVREAIKEVAVLDGAFIVSPEGLVEKAAQLVDAPYADLTVSKGLGARHWAGAAISKATHSIAIVVSQSSGTVRIFQAGEVVLRIEPFRQAMKWKEFEYERPLDGDD, encoded by the coding sequence ATGAAGCCCGTCAAATTCGACGATCAACTGGCCCACTTCCTGAAACTGGCGGCCCGACTCTGCCAGGAGCAGGAAGCCGTAGCCGTGCTGCTCCTCTTGCCAGGACCGACCGACTGGGACGCAGTCAAGCACGAGCTCGACGGGTTGAAGATCGTGATCACGGCGGACAAGGAAGAAGAAGTCGCCGGAGCCAAGGAAGCCGGCCTGGAGACCATCCTGCTCAACATGGAAGAGGCTCCGACCTTCGAGCGCCTCACGCAGGCGCTCCTCTCGGGCGTCGCTCGCGAAATCCTGGCGCCGGGGGCTGGTGTCGTCGTTGCTTACTCGGGCTTCGATGCCGAATCGATCGATTCGCTCAGCTTCATTCGCCTCGACGAACACCTGGGCAAGCTCACCGCCCGCGATCTTCGCCAGCTCGAAACCAGTGTGCCGCTTGATACGCTGAAGGTCGTCGTCGACCTCGCCGTCGAAATCGGCCGCGAAGGGCGCGAAGGAAAAGCAGTCGGCACGATGTTCGTCGTCGGCGACACTCGCAAGGTCCTCGCTCACAGTCAGCCGGCCGGTTTCGATCCGGTCCGGGGTTATCCCCGGGCTGAGCGCGACCTGCACGATGCCCGCGTCCGCGAAGCCATCAAAGAAGTCGCCGTGCTCGACGGCGCGTTCATCGTCAGCCCCGAAGGGCTCGTCGAAAAAGCGGCCCAGCTCGTCGATGCTCCTTACGCCGACCTCACCGTCTCGAAGGGCCTCGGTGCTCGTCACTGGGCCGGCGCGGCCATTAGCAAAGCGACCCACTCAATTGCCATCGTCGTCAGCCAGTCGAGCGGCACGGTCCGCATCTTCCAAGCCGGCGAGGTCGTCCTCCGCATCGAGCCCTTCCGCCAGGCCATGAAGTGGAAAGAGTTCGAATACGAACGGCCGCTTGATGGAGACGACTAA
- a CDS encoding Gfo/Idh/MocA family protein: MRRWSLPLGSLVMLFCCGLTLAQETEKPPVKIGVLGLDNYQAVAYAQLFNDPKATGDLLGVRVVAAVPIGTELLAESRTSLPKWKEQIAKYGVELVDSVDELLKRCDAVMVMSLDGRDHLKQVDPVLRAKKPVYIGRPLAGSLEDARAIFKLAEETKTPCWSSSQHRFSPGFSGMKNFPEVGKVIGCDVYGGGKPSDETPGFIWSSLHSIETLYAIMGSGVVSVTCTSSPTAEQFTCVWSDGRIGTYRGIKEGAVKYSAVVFGDKGVSTAGVYGHGLPVKGVVPTNDEYMGYKGIAIEMAKFYKGGPTPVAAAETLEIFTLLKAAEESKAAGGKAIKLADVK; encoded by the coding sequence ATGCGACGTTGGTCTCTCCCGCTCGGCTCGCTCGTGATGCTTTTTTGTTGCGGCCTGACATTGGCTCAGGAGACCGAAAAACCGCCCGTGAAAATCGGCGTGCTTGGTCTCGATAACTATCAGGCCGTGGCTTACGCCCAGCTGTTCAACGATCCCAAGGCGACCGGCGATTTGCTCGGCGTACGAGTGGTCGCTGCAGTGCCGATCGGCACCGAGTTGCTAGCCGAGAGTCGGACTAGCCTGCCAAAGTGGAAAGAGCAGATCGCCAAGTATGGCGTGGAGTTGGTCGATTCGGTCGATGAGTTGCTGAAGCGCTGCGATGCCGTGATGGTTATGAGCCTCGACGGCCGCGATCACCTGAAGCAGGTCGATCCGGTGCTGCGGGCGAAGAAACCCGTCTACATCGGGCGGCCATTGGCGGGTTCGCTCGAGGATGCGCGAGCGATTTTCAAATTGGCCGAAGAAACGAAGACGCCCTGCTGGTCGAGCTCGCAGCATCGCTTCAGTCCGGGCTTCAGCGGCATGAAGAATTTTCCGGAAGTGGGCAAAGTCATCGGCTGCGATGTCTACGGCGGCGGCAAACCGAGCGACGAAACGCCCGGCTTTATTTGGAGCTCGCTCCATAGTATCGAAACGCTCTACGCGATCATGGGCTCCGGCGTGGTGAGCGTCACGTGCACATCGTCACCGACGGCGGAGCAGTTCACCTGCGTGTGGAGCGACGGCCGCATCGGCACATACCGCGGGATCAAAGAGGGAGCCGTGAAGTACAGCGCGGTGGTCTTCGGCGACAAAGGCGTTTCGACCGCGGGCGTCTACGGCCACGGCTTGCCGGTGAAGGGAGTCGTGCCGACGAACGATGAGTACATGGGCTACAAAGGCATCGCGATCGAAATGGCGAAGTTCTACAAAGGTGGTCCCACGCCAGTGGCTGCGGCTGAAACGCTGGAGATTTTCACGCTGCTGAAAGCAGCGGAAGAAAGCAAAGCGGCCGGCGGGAAGGCAATCAAGCTTGCGGATGTGAAGTAG
- a CDS encoding SixA phosphatase family protein, producing the protein MLTLLLLRHAKSSWKDSDLDDHDRPLNKRGKHDAPRMGQLIRDEQLQPDLIVCSSAKRTRRTAELVAESSGYRGETRITGDVYEASGSQLLALIQSFPESAQRIMLIGHNPGLEELLERLTGEYRPLSTAALARLEIPSEKWSEINAETRAELQHLWQPRELE; encoded by the coding sequence ATGCTGACTTTGTTGCTCCTCCGCCATGCCAAATCGAGTTGGAAAGATTCCGACCTCGACGATCACGACCGTCCGCTAAATAAGCGTGGCAAGCACGACGCGCCGCGGATGGGCCAGCTGATTCGCGATGAACAGCTGCAGCCCGACTTAATCGTTTGCTCATCAGCCAAGCGGACGCGGCGAACGGCTGAACTGGTCGCCGAAAGCAGCGGCTATCGCGGCGAAACGCGAATCACCGGCGACGTCTACGAAGCCAGCGGCAGCCAGCTCCTTGCGCTGATTCAGTCATTCCCCGAATCAGCCCAGCGGATCATGCTGATCGGCCACAACCCGGGCTTGGAAGAGCTGCTCGAACGGCTGACTGGCGAATATCGGCCACTCAGTACGGCCGCCCTCGCCCGACTGGAGATTCCGAGCGAAAAATGGTCGGAAATTAATGCAGAAACACGGGCCGAATTGCAGCACTTGTGGCAACCGCGGGAATTAGAATAA